From the genome of Fibrobacter succinogenes:
CGATGGCTGGAAATATCGAAGATTGGGGCGGACTTTGCGTTACCTATATGGCTGAAATGGATATGCGAGTCATATTGGTTTCTGATTCTGTAAACGAAAAAGGCGCCGTCTTGAATAAGGCGATAACTCCTACCGAAAAGTGCTTGACGTGGAAGGATATGGCGACGGAAGGATTGGAAAAAACGGCCCGAGCCATTAAATTCGAATTGAGCGGAGATAGCAGTGCTCAAGTACGTTTCAATGTCATCGCTATTGGCAAATACTTGCCCGATGGAGCTTGCGTTATTGACGAATCGAGAGTGGCATCGTTCTAGTAATTGAAGGCTTCTGCAATTACGTTTGAAGCCCGTCGCAATTGCGGCGGGCTTTGTCATGTCTTGCTTTGTCACCCCGGCTTGTCGTCCCGGACTTTGTTCCGGGACGGGGGCGCTTTTTTCTATTCTAACTTACGGCAGTTCGCCGCCGATGAGTTCCATCTGTTTTTTGTAGATATCCTTGCAGGCGTTTTCGCCGAGGTCGAGAAGCTTGTTGAGCATGGCGCGGTCAAAGCTCGCGTGCTCGCCGGTGCCTTGGACTTCGATGAAGTTTTTTGCGTCCTGCATGACGACGTTCATGTCGACGTCGGCGGCAGAGTCTTCGACATAGCAGAGGTCGCAAAGCGGATTGCCATTCACGACGCCCACGGAAATCGCTGTGATACCGTGCTTTAGGACCTGCTGCGTGATGCCGAGGCGTTCTTTAATTTTCTTCACTGCAATGGCAAGGGCTACGAAGCCGCCGATGATGCTTGCGGTACGTGTGCCGCCGTCGGCTTCGATCACGTCGCAGTCGACCACGATGGCGTTCTCGCCGAGGGCTGCAAGGTCGGCTGCGCCGCGCAGCGAGCGGCCTACCAAGCGCTGGATTTCTTGCGTACGGCCGCTTGCGCCCTTGCGCTCGCGTTCCACGCGTTTGCCCGTGCTCTGCGGGAGCAGGCTGTATTCAGCCGTAATCCAGCCTGTGCCGCGTCCGGCAAGCCAGTCCGGAACTTTCGGGAGGAGCGTTGCGTTGCAGATGACGCGGGTACGTCCCATTTCGATGAGAACGGAACCGTCGGCGCTCGAAATAAAGCCCGTGGTCATCTTGAGATTGCGATATTCTTCAGGTTTTCTGTCAGTTCGTGTGTAGGACATAATAATTCCTTTGGGGTGTGGGGTATGAGGTCGCTTTGCTCTGAGCAATGACTTTGTGTTTTAGCTCATAACTCAAAGCGTAGCGTGCTGAAAGCGCTTTAGCGCGTCCCCATAGCTTAATAACTCAACTTCTCCGTTGTTCCTTCGCGGAAGCTTCCGAGTCTGTAGATAAAGTCTGTATATTGCTGGAGTTCCTTGAGCGCTTCAACCACGTTCGGGTCCTTCGGGTTTCCTTCGAACGAAAGGTGGAAAATGTATTCCCACGGACGGTCTGGATGCGGACGGCTTTCGATGCGGGTGAGGTTCAAGTTGCGCTTGGCAAAGCAACCGAGAGCTTCGTACAAAGCGCCAGACTTGCTGGAATCGTTCAACATGAACAAGAGTGTAGTCTTGATGGGCGGCTTGCTTGCATCGCTTGCCGAAAATTCCGGCAGTTCAATTGCAGCTTTCTGAATGGCGTAAAAACGCGTGAAGTTCACGCCCGGCAAGTTTTCGAGCCCTTGTTTGAGAATGTCAAGACCATAGAACTTGGCGGCATAAGCGCTTGCGATAGCGCCTATATGCTTGTCGCCGCGCTTGGCGATTTCTTCGGCGCTGCCTGCGGTATCGTAGAATGCAGTACTCTTGATGTTCGGGTGCTGTCCGAAAAAGCGGCTGCATTGTGCAAGGCCTTGCGGGTGGCTTAACACTTCGGTGAGGTCTTCTATTTTTGTGCCGGGCAAGGCGCAAAGCGTGTGCTCAATCTGCAACTTGACTTCGGCGACAATCGGGTGGCGCCACTTGTAAAGCAAGTCGTAGTTGTCGTAAATAGAACCTGCCGTAGAATTCTCGATAGGGATTGCACCGCCATCCACAACACCAGTCTCGATGCCTTGGAAAATCTGTTCGAACGTGTCCATCGGTACGACTTCGATATCGTTTCCAAAAAGATGGTACGCGGCACTTTCGCTGTAGGCCCCGCGGCGGCCTTGAAATGCGATTTTCTTCATAGTGCGAAATATAAAAAGTAGGAAGTAGGAGGTAGGGAGTCGGAAGTAAAATGAATATGGAATTTAGTGGTGGGTCATCAGTCGTGACACTCGACTTACGCATTTGTCTTATTTAAATCGTCTTGCACCTTTGTATTTAGACGCCCAATAATTATCGTCCATAGATGTGATTACCACACCTTTACTTGTGCTGGCGTGGATGAAACGGTTCCCTTTTAAATAAATTCCAACGTGACTGATTTTCCAGAAGTTTCCGAAAAATACGAGGTCGCCTTCTTGTAATTTGTTGCGCTTGATGGAGTAGCCGCGACCATCGTCATAGATGCGTTGAGCGTTGTGGTCGAGTGATATCCCGTAAAACCCTTTGTAGACTTGCATCACGTAGCCGGAGCAGTCTGTCTTTTTTTTGCTTGCTGCTCCGTAAACGTACTTTGCACCAAGCCATTCTTTGGCGTACTTCTCTAAATTCGTCGGCTTTGTAGCGGTTTTCGTTTGCTTTTTCGCTGTGTTGGTTGTCTTTGGAACGACCGTTTTTTCAGTCTTCTTTTCTGTTGCTTTTGCGGTTGCGTTTACAGCGGTTTTTGTAGTATCGCTGTTTCGAACTTGAGAGCTGTCTTGCTTTTGTTTTTCCCTGACAGCCCCGTTATTGGCGCTGGCGATATTAGTGCTGGAATCGTTGACGATGGATTTGTTGTTGCCGGAATTAGCGGCGTTGCTCACTGTAGAATCTTGTGCGAACGTGTCGGTAGAATCGGCCGCGTTCATCTGCAACTTACCCGTGTTTTTGGAGGCTGCTGCAAGAATTTCTTCTTGAACCAATTCCTCTTGCGCGTTTACCGTGGTGGTGTCTGCTTCTACGATTTCTTTTTTCGGGACTCTGTAGCGCTTGTAAGAACCGCTCTTTCGGTCGTATCCTGGGCGTACAGGAAAAGCGCAGCTTGAAAGAACCAAACTACACGCAAGTAAAATTCCTATAAAGACACGACTTTTTAAAT
Proteins encoded in this window:
- the rph gene encoding ribonuclease PH; this translates as MSYTRTDRKPEEYRNLKMTTGFISSADGSVLIEMGRTRVICNATLLPKVPDWLAGRGTGWITAEYSLLPQSTGKRVERERKGASGRTQEIQRLVGRSLRGAADLAALGENAIVVDCDVIEADGGTRTASIIGGFVALAIAVKKIKERLGITQQVLKHGITAISVGVVNGNPLCDLCYVEDSAADVDMNVVMQDAKNFIEVQGTGEHASFDRAMLNKLLDLGENACKDIYKKQMELIGGELP
- a CDS encoding prephenate dehydratase — translated: MKKIAFQGRRGAYSESAAYHLFGNDIEVVPMDTFEQIFQGIETGVVDGGAIPIENSTAGSIYDNYDLLYKWRHPIVAEVKLQIEHTLCALPGTKIEDLTEVLSHPQGLAQCSRFFGQHPNIKSTAFYDTAGSAEEIAKRGDKHIGAIASAYAAKFYGLDILKQGLENLPGVNFTRFYAIQKAAIELPEFSASDASKPPIKTTLLFMLNDSSKSGALYEALGCFAKRNLNLTRIESRPHPDRPWEYIFHLSFEGNPKDPNVVEALKELQQYTDFIYRLGSFREGTTEKLSY
- a CDS encoding C40 family peptidase; amino-acid sequence: MVLSSCAFPVRPGYDRKSGSYKRYRVPKKEIVEADTTTVNAQEELVQEEILAAASKNTGKLQMNAADSTDTFAQDSTVSNAANSGNNKSIVNDSSTNIASANNGAVREKQKQDSSQVRNSDTTKTAVNATAKATEKKTEKTVVPKTTNTAKKQTKTATKPTNLEKYAKEWLGAKYVYGAASKKKTDCSGYVMQVYKGFYGISLDHNAQRIYDDGRGYSIKRNKLQEGDLVFFGNFWKISHVGIYLKGNRFIHASTSKGVVITSMDDNYWASKYKGARRFK